AGAGGGCGTGTTTTCTGGCGGGGGTGACCCATGTCCGGGCAATGCTGTGTTTATCAACAACGGTTGTAGTTGTTCTAGTTTACCCACCAGCACCCCCCCGCCCGGCGCCACGGCCACACCCGTGCCCACCGTCGCCCAACCTTGTACTTGGCCAAACCCCACCAACACTTGTGGCAACTGGGTGACTGGTTTGTCATCCAATCACTGTGGCTGCAGTGGTTGGAATGAACTTTCCAGCTCACTGCAGTTGATGTCTTGTAGTACCACCATCAGTTTATCCCAGGCCCCGACCCTGAACTTCGCTTATATCAACACAGGTGAAGCCGGCGATCACTGGGGTTACATCAACTCTGTGACAGTCAATTGGGGGGATGGTAGTTCCACCAGCCAGACTGTGAACACGATATATTCTGGCAACGGCACTTTCAGTGTCACCAAGCCTTCTGCCTATAGCACAACTGGGACAAAAGCCGTCACTATATCCGGGGTAGTAGTCAATAACACGCAATGTCCTGTCGGTGGACACAACTATTCTGGTGTTACCTCCACCACCATCAGCGTCGTTGCTCCGACGGCTACCCCCACGCCCACACCCACTTCCACCCTGACGCCCACTCCATCCCGCACACCTACTCCCACCAGTACGCCTACTCCGGTTCTGACCGCTACTCCCACTGCCACCCCCACCCGTACCCCCACCCCGACTCCCACTCCCACGCCTGGTCGAGACACTATCGCTTCATATAAGCCCAGTGTCAGTTGTAGTTACAACTCTGGCGCTGATCGACTGGAGTACAATTGGAACTGGACGGGGGATGGCACTTGTGCCGGCTGTGAAGGGCCGGTCAGTTTCTGTGCCGGGGGTGTGCCTTTTGGTCCATATTGGCCGGGTCATGGTGCCACCTGTGATACAGGACCATACAACTATGTCATCCGCAACTTAAATAACAATACAGCCATCGCCAACGCCAGCAACACCGGCGCCAGTAGTTACAACCTCAACTGTACTTCCGCTTATGATGGAGTCAGTGTCCGGGCAGAGGTCCGCTCGCTTGACGCTCGGGGCAACACTTTGTCCACCAACGCTTTTGCTACCTGCGACGCGACTTGTCCAGCCGCTACACCCACGCCTACCGCCACGCCCAGTCCTTTGACCGTCAGCTGTAGCAGTGCTAGTCTGACTTTTTCCCGCCCCACGGTGGCGCCCAACACTGTCCTGGACGGTACGACCGTCACTTACACCACCGGTTCCTCAACTGGTGGTTGGACCCAGGGTACTTGGTTTGAGTACTCGACACTTGGCCAGAATCCAACTTTTTGTAGTAATAATGGTGTTTGTAGTGTTGATACCAATAGCGCCAACGGCAGTCCAGGGCGGCCAATAGTTGGGGCGGGTGAGAACAACTTGTTCGTGGCTGGCGTTGTCAAAGCCTGGATTTGCAGGCAACGACCTGCCAGCCTATCATGTGTGCATAACGTTGATCGCAGAACAACTTTTCGCACACAACCTATCCATGATGCCAGTTGACACCATCGACAAACTATATCAGATCGCCGAGACGCAGGCCGGCTATTTCACGACCAGTCAGGCTGAAGCCGCGGGTGTCGATCGCTCTCGTCTCTCGCGTTTTGTTGCCGCCGGGCGTCTACAACGGGTCAGACACGGCGTCTATCGTCTCGCTCATTTTCCGCACTCGCGTCACGAAGACCTCTTCATCGCCTGGCTGCAGACTGGCCCGGACTCCATCATTTCACACGATAGTGCGCTCGCACTCTACGATCTTTCAGATGCCCTGCCGTCGATAATCCATGTTACCATCCCGCGTACGGCTTCGCGCCGGCGGCATGGCCTGCAACTGCACACAGGTCGAATCAACCGTGACGAGACCACCAACTATGAGGGTCTGCCCGTGACTACCGTTGCCCGGACGATTGCCGATGTCGCCCTTGCCGGTCTGTCCGTTGAACTCATTCAACAAGCCGTATGGGAAGCGATGGAACGAAGACTGGTGCAGCCTGAAGACCTGGTGACGATGGCAAAGCAGCGCGGATCGCACGTGGCCCAGGTGATCGATCAAGCCATCGCGACATGCAGACAGCGATCTGAGGCAAGCGTGGCATGACTACCTACCAGACAAGCGCAGCCTTTCGTCGCGCGCTCGAAGATCGGCTCCTGACCCGGAGTAATCGAACAGCGGTGTCTCTGATTCGACTGCGCAAGCTCGTGGCATTTGACCGCTTTTTGGCGCGGATGGTGCAGTCGCAACCAGGTGTTTGGATGTTGAAGGGAGGTCTGGCATTTCAAATGCGAATTGGGGATCGCGCACGAACAACCAAGGACATAGATATCCTGCTGACCATCCCAACTGCCCAAGTGCAAAGAGCATTGAACAGCGCGGCGTCGCTCGATTTGGGTGATTGGTTCGGCTTTACCGTTCGTCCGGCCACCAGTGCGTTACCCGCACCAAATGAAGGGGGCACGCGTTTCTTCGTCACTTCACGTCTGGATAGTCGTATATTCGAGACCTTTCATGTGGATGTGGGCGTCGGTGATCCCGTTATCGAACCGGCTGAGAACTTCACGACGCCGCCCTTGCTGACCTTTGCCGACATTGACCCTATCGTGATTCC
This sequence is a window from Caldilineales bacterium. Protein-coding genes within it:
- a CDS encoding nucleotidyl transferase AbiEii/AbiGii toxin family protein → MTTYQTSAAFRRALEDRLLTRSNRTAVSLIRLRKLVAFDRFLARMVQSQPGVWMLKGGLAFQMRIGDRARTTKDIDILLTIPTAQVQRALNSAASLDLGDWFGFTVRPATSALPAPNEGGTRFFVTSRLDSRIFETFHVDVGVGDPVIEPAENFTTPPLLTFADIDPIVIPCYPLAQHLAEKIHAYVRPRATGESTRVKDLIDILLAAELMQVNGSALLSAIRATFAVQADREPPSSFPDPPKGWAVTFRRMAEEVGLSHTNLVDGVAAARRFLEPALNGVAIGTWSPIEQTWLPINQAP
- a CDS encoding type IV toxin-antitoxin system AbiEi family antitoxin domain-containing protein: MPVDTIDKLYQIAETQAGYFTTSQAEAAGVDRSRLSRFVAAGRLQRVRHGVYRLAHFPHSRHEDLFIAWLQTGPDSIISHDSALALYDLSDALPSIIHVTIPRTASRRRHGLQLHTGRINRDETTNYEGLPVTTVARTIADVALAGLSVELIQQAVWEAMERRLVQPEDLVTMAKQRGSHVAQVIDQAIATCRQRSEASVA